In Archocentrus centrarchus isolate MPI-CPG fArcCen1 chromosome 1, fArcCen1, whole genome shotgun sequence, the following proteins share a genomic window:
- the LOC115778287 gene encoding solute carrier family 43 member 3-like codes for MQGSEAGARIRYWLTLITGLLECLFFAGLVFGYVSLVFVLKEEDYFGWLCVDTNSTVVDKDCSSQDEQFSLVFTVASFLNNFLTLLNGYIFDHCGTMLTRLLAIALYTAGTMLVAFSSAALSYMLYPALSLLAVGGLLLLITNMQVGNLFPAHRSTIITFYNGAFDSSSAVFFLIKVLYEQGISLRTSLVSLSVCSGVHVARTFLLMPKTHIPHPLPENHTYGINCGKGNTDGVEEIEMKDVIPTLESPETEKTPLAPEGTTEAQNKRKAESFGSCVKSWFFIFHLVWLSIMQLRHYLFIGTLNSMLHRLAGGDTSLVSQYTNAFAVTQLCGILCAPWNGLIMDRHKKKPLAPGETVQEADLRSSHLSLFLTALQCLLFSVCASIPHLPLQYFTFILQVINRSFLYGGNTAFIILAFPPRHFGKLYGLVMAVSAGVSVLQYPLFAIVKGYLGGDPFYVNIGLIFLTLLSFIHPVHVFVHCRKRRRRGEESAEARAKL; via the exons ATGCAGGGGTCTGAAGCTGGTGCCAGGATACGCTACTGGCTGACTCTGATTACTGGGCTGCTGGAGTGTCTGTTCTTTGCCGGCCTGGTGTTTGGCTATGTTTCTctggtgtttgtgctgaagGAAGAGGACTACTTTGGTTGGCTGTGCGTGGACACTAACAGCACCGTGGTTGATAAAG ACTGCAGTAGCCAGGATGAACAGTTCTCACTGGTTTTTACTGTGGCCTCATTCCTCAACAACTTCCTGACTCTGTTAAACGGCTACATATTTGATCACTGTGGCACAATGTTGACCAGACTGCTGGCGAT TGCCCTTTATACTGCTGGGACCATGCTGGTGGCCTTCTCTAGTGCAG CATTGTCATACATGCTTTACCCTGCCCTGTCTCTTCTTGCTGTGGGGGGACTCCTGCTCCTCATTACTAACATGCAG GTGGGCAACCTGTTTCCTGCTCATCGCTCCACCATCATTACCTTCTATAATGGTGCCTTTGACTCCTCCTCCgctgtgttttttctcattaag gTTCTGTATGAACAGGGCATCTCTCTCCGCACCTCCCTCGTTTCCCTGTCCGTCTGCAGCGGCGTTCACGTGGCGAGAACTTTCCTGCTGATGCCAAAAACCCACATCCCCCACCCTCTGCCTGAAAACCACACCTACGG AATAAACTGTGGAAAGGGAAACACTGACGGCGTGGAGGAGATCGAGATGAAGGACGTTATTCCGACACTGGAGTCCCCTGAGACGGAGAAAACACCGCTGGCGCCTGAGGGTACAACAGAGGCCCAAAACAAGAGAAAAG CTGAGTCATTCGGCAGCTGCGTCAAGTCCTGGTTCTTCATATTTCACCTGGTGTGGTTGTCCATAATGCAGCTGAGACACTACCTCTTCATCGGGACGCTCAACTCCATGCTGCACCGGCTGGCAGGCGGTGACACCAGCCTCG TGAGCCAGTACACCAACGCGTTTGCAGTGactcagctgtgtggcatcctGTGTGCCCCCTGGAATGGACTCATCATGGACAGACACAAGAAGAAGCCTCTGGCTCCTG GAGAGACGGTGCAGGAGGCGGACCTGCGCTCCTCCCACCTGTCCCTGTTCCTGACGGCCCTGCAGTGCCTGCTCTTCTCCGTGTGCGCCTCCATTCCTCATCTCCCGCTGCAGTACTTCACCTTCATCCTGCAGGTCATCAATCGCTCCTTCCTCTACGGGGGGAACACGGCCTTCATTATCCTCGC TTTTCCACCCCGTCACTTTGGGAAGCTGTACGGCCTCGTGATGGCGGTGTCGGCCGGAGTGTCCGTGCTGCAGTACCCCCTCTTTGCCATTGTCAAAGGATATCTGGGTGGAGATCCCTTTTAT GTGAACATAGGTCTGATTTTCCTCACTCTGCTGTCGTTCATCCATCCCGTCCACGTCTTCGTGCACTGCAGGAAACGAAGGCGCCGCGGGGAGGAAAGCGCCGAGGCTCGGGCCAAACTGTAG
- the LOC115778399 gene encoding uncharacterized protein LOC115778399, translating into MDLVSKPRSKSVVWMYFGLKADEKGRPLNSGEAVCRLCRKIVLAKGGNTTNLRSHLRRRHRADFFETTSSTTSGSLFDAQGLDLNHEEFFEDVPFLQPPSNQNYVPDAVLPPGEPWLHGGPSRAVLSLPSCLCLCGDLGSGLPAPGSSGEEQMGEMKVYAKCHLQQGVMFGPFVGEVCKGQMPANLKYAWAIRDDAAFIYVDSSDENRSNWMRYVRYTSSEDEHNLDVFQFYRRIYYRVSQPISEGAELRVWIGKDYATLLGLGMGDNVKCEVGDKETALRLLQDIQLVTLPEPSSTSFWSDHSQSQSPMPVISDVTTVSNPDTVSDPASLITGSAFVSTSVISFPSPHPVEKYDFLPGTEKLLSNPNATQNSPWYFFGLEPDPTGRPLDRSAAVCKLCMEHVSCAGGATDLQNHLTSKHHIRPRDGNKDRSLTIGQQRSQPLTVSSGLVSTLPLVLSTQVTDAIANFLIVDLQPPSLVEGEGFRKLIHALLPTYKMLPLSCELESLLREHHARGKASLAQLLRRNTESGESEEVVDYTAPIEFEHRRRGRASGSQKEVPHFVTLSVEVWLHGWQGNAERYLTLWAHYIDSSFSFQNVALATQRMTESTFDEHSLRAVEAQVKVMAHEWGISQPYLVLVGGEARNKTIMRPIKSKKGVEAAGGAPHPNSTTFLERDDSVSPEEPEHAHANEGLPSVPCFFSAVQECVEEVMSYSIISKTLNHFQSFLSTLFLPPAQNKGSYQHHAQALLKGLSKQEQARLFSWAHSQPTWNNLYPLLSMLIKHKSVLCVMIKEIKGEGSSREDIASESSSSSSGHANSTSSTSSTGVASWRSEWKVLEELCSVLKPLDVACRTLAKEAFPRLSLVKPILTGLLSRHLVSRPCDSSSILKEVKRMMRRNLARCYDSPAVNRVLSVACSLDPQFHGLGFMEEKEQMDTFDWLKKEAVRIVKEDTRRSQGKKQGERKRSSSPGSSESETDFLRRSKRLKESRPINFREIDDEDEESDAEETEDSEPADPGSQGGLSGMEFLLGDLFCSAPRSRQSSVEESVDMEMSVFRADKGASLGVEPLQWWRTKAVQFPLLATVARAYLAAPAVVGNAAQDFLEDGAGATYTKRSSISPESLDAILFLHHNHMLSAQNGPTAARSDDKIQ; encoded by the exons ATGGATCTTGTTAGTAAACCCAGAAGCAAGTCCGTCGTGTGGATGTATTTCGGCTTAAAGGCGGACGAAAAGGGACGACCTTTGAACTCCGGCGAGGCGGTTTGTCGCCTGTGCCGAAAAATAGTGCTGGCAAAAGGTGGAAACACCACAAATTTAAGAAGCCACCTGAGACGGCGACACCGAGCTGATTTCTTTGAGACCACTTCTTCCACGACCTCCGGATCTTTGTTTGACGCCCAAG GTTTGGATCTCAACCATGAAGAATTTTTTGAGGACGTTCCCTTCCTCCAGCCTCCTTCCAACCAGAACTATGTCCCGGATGCGGTGCTGCCACCCGGAGAGCCGTGGCTCCACGGCGGCCCCTCCCGGGCGGTGCTCTCTCTGCCTTCctgcctgtgtctgtgtggggaCCTCGGGTCGGGTCTACCTGCTCCCGGATCTTCAGGCGAGGAGCAGATGGGGGAGATGAAGGTGTACGCCAAGTGCCACCTTCAGCAGGGTGTCATGTTTGGACCCTTTGTCGGAGAAGTGTGCAAGGGCCAGATGCCAGCCAACCTCAAATATGCCTGGGCT ATCAGAGACGATGCTGCGTTCATCTACGTGGACTCTTCTGATGAAAACCGATCTAACTGGATGAG gtatGTCAGATACACCAGCAGTGAAGACGAGCACAACCTGGACGTTTTCCAGTTTTACCGCCGTATCTACTACAGGGTTTCCCAGCCCATCTCTGAGGGAGCAGAGCTCAGGGTGTGGATCGGCAAGGATTATGCCACCCTTCTGGGTCTGGGGATGG GTGACAACGTGAAATGTGAAGTTGGAGACAAGGAGACAGCTCTGCGCCTGCTACAGGATATTCAGTTGGTCACCCTTCCAGAGCCAAGCAGCACTTCCTTTTGGTCAGAccacagccaatcacagagcccCATGCCTGTCATCAGCGACGTGACGACAGTGTCGAACCCGGATACTGTCAGCGACCCAGCCAGCTTGATCACCGGCTCTGCCTTCGTCTCCACCTCTGTCATCTCCTTCCCGTCTCCTCATCCAGTGGAAAAGTACGATTTCCTGCCTGGAACTGAGAAGCTGCTGAGCAACCCCAACGCCACGCAGAACAGCCCGTGGTACTTCTTCGGGCTCGAGCCGGACCCGACCGGTCGGCCTCTGGACCGAAGCGCCGCTGTGTGCAAGCTGTGCATGGAGCATGTGAGCTGCGCCGGAGGAGCGACGGATCTCCAAAACCACCTGACCAGCAAACACCACATCAGGCCGAGAGACGGGAACAAGGACCGGAGCCTCACAATAG GTCAACAACGCTCTCAGCCACTCACAGTTTCCAGCGGTCTCGTCAGCACTCTCCCCTTGGTGCTGTCCACTCAAGTGACCGACGCGATCGCCAACTTTCTCATCGTGGACCTCCAGCCGCCATCTCTCGTGGAAGGCGAAGGCTTCAGGAAGCTGATTCACGCGCTCCTGCCCACCTACAAGATGCTGCCGTTGTCTTGTGAGCTGGAGAGCCTCCTGAGAGAGCACCACGCCCGAGGCAAAGCGAGCCTGGCTCAGCTGCTCAGGAGGAACACTGAGAGCGGAGAGAGCGAGGAGGTTGTTGACTACACTGCTCCCATTGAGTTTGAGCACAGGAGACGTGGGCGAGCTTCCGGCAGTCAGAAGGAAGTTCCTCACTTTGTGACGTTAAGCGTAGAGGTTTGGCTCCACGGCTGGCAGGGAAACGCCGAGCGGTACCTCACGCTCTGGGCGCACTACATAGACAGTAGCTTCAGTTTTCAGAACGTGGCCCTGGCTACCCAGCGGATGACGGAGAGTACGTTTGACGAGCACAGCCTTCGAGCGGTGGAGGCCCAGGTGAAGGTGATGGCGCACGAGTGGGGAATCTCCCAGCCTTATCTAGTCTTGGTGGGAGGAGAGGCGAGGAACAAGACTATAATGCGACCAATAAAGAGCAAGAAGGGGGTGGAGGCTGCGGGAGGCGCCCCCCACCCTAACTCGACGACATTTCTAGAGAGGGACGACTCGGTGTCGCCCGAGGAGCCGGAGCATGCTCACGCTAATGAAGGACTCCCATCTGTCCCGTGTTTCTTCAGCGCTGTGCAGGAATGTGtggaggaagtgatgtcatACTCCATCATCTCCAAAACTCTCAACCACTTCCAGAGTTTCCTCTCCACCCTGTTCCTGCCACCTGCTCAGAATAAAGGCTCATACCAGCATCATGCCCAGGCCCTCCTGAAGGGTCTTTCAAAGCAGGAGCAGGCCAGACTTTTCTCGTGGGCGCACAGCCAGCCGACCTGGAATAACCTTTACCCTTTACTGAGCATGCTCATCAAACATAAAAGCGTTCTTTGCGTTAtgattaaagaaattaaaggtGAGGGCTCGTCCAGAGAAGATATTGCTTCAGAGTCCAGTTCAAGCAGCAGCGGCCACGCCAACTCCACCTCCAGCACATCCTCCACAGGTGTAGCATCTTGGCGTTCTGAATGGAAGGTTCTGGAGGAGCTCTGTTCAGTCCTCAAACCTCTGGATGTGGCGTGCCGGACTCTCGCCAAGGAGGCGTTCCCCCGCCTGTCTCTCGTCAAACCCATCCTCACCGGCTTGCTCTCACGCCACCTCGTGTCCCGGCCGTGCGATTCGTCGTCCATCTTGAAGGAGGTAAAGAGGATGATGAGGCGGAACCTGGCGCGCTGTTATGACAGCCCTGCTGTGAACAGGGTCCTGAGTGTGGCGTGCTCCCTCGACCCTCAGTTCCACGGGCTGGGCTTCATGGAGGAGAAG GAGCAGATGGACACTTTTGATTGGCTGAAGAAAGAGGCTGTGAGGATTGTGAAGGAGGACACGAGGAGGAGTCAAGGTAAGAAGCAAGGCGAGAGGAAAAGAAGCTCCTCCCCCGGCTCGTCAGAGTCAGAGACTGACTTCCTGCGGAGGAGCAAACGCCTCAAAGAGTCCCGCCCCATCAACTTCAGAGAGATTGATGATGAAGACGAAGAGAGCGACGCAGAGGAGACCGAAGACAGCGAGCCGGCAGACCCGGGCTCTCAGGGCGGGCTTTCGGGAATGGAGTTCCTGCTGGGAGACCTGTTCTGCTCCGCCCCCAGGAGCAGACAGAGCTCTGTGGAGGAGTCCGTTGATATGGAGATGTCCGTCTTCAGGGCCGACAAGGGTGCCTCGCTGGGCGTGGAGCCCCTGCAGTGGTGGAGGACGAAGGCGGTGCAGTTTCCTCTGCTGGCCACAGTGGCACGGGCATACCTGGCTGCCCCCGCAGTCGTGGGAAACGCTGCACAGGATTTCCTGGAGGACGGAGCAGGAGCCACCTACACAAAGAGATCCAGTATTTCTCCAGAAAGTTTGGATGCGATCCTGTTTCTGCATCACAACCACATGCTCAGTGCCCAGAACGGGCCAACAGCAGCTCGGAGTGACGACAAGATCCAATAA